A window from Lytechinus pictus isolate F3 Inbred chromosome 9, Lp3.0, whole genome shotgun sequence encodes these proteins:
- the LOC129268643 gene encoding uncharacterized protein LOC129268643, giving the protein MASIVTAFKLLGIIATMVGARPYKRDVAGGHDAEDFQMEYGILDAMVDICEEKASDTNHRGRATSVDQFLDAVCMALTGSLEASGDGSEEGSGDGSGDGLEEWIYDFGPIVEIFTPDWATQQLLSAFAERACRAAEDIGYVDHVNLESFCRNNRRPIDGGDADGEDGSGDTGSGSGEGDDIDSEDDDDNQAFVWSSYWLQNDVFYFANDEQY; this is encoded by the exons CACGGCCTTACAAACGGGACGTCGCAGGTGGGCACGATGCGGAGGACTTCCAAATGGAATACGGGATCCTAGACGCTATGGTAGACATCTGCGAAGAGAAAGCCTCTGACACGAACCACCGTGGTCGCGCTACGTCCGTCGACCAGTTTCTCGACGCCGTCTGCATGGCATTGACAGGTTCGCTTGAAGCATCGGGCGACGGTTCAGAAGAAGGCTCTGGTGACGGATCCGGTGACGGCTTAGAGGAATGGATCTACGACTTTGGTCCAATAG TCGAGATCTTCACACCCGACTGGGCAACTCAGCAACTCCTTAGTGCATTCGCAGAGAGAGCGTGCCGAGCTGCCGAAGATATAGGATATGTTGACCATGTTAACTTGGAATCGTTCTGTCGAAACAATCGACGTCCTATCGACGGGGGCGATGCCGATGGAGAAGATGGCAGCGGGGATACTGGTAGTGGTTCAGGCGAAGGAGATGATATCGACAGCgaggatgatgacgataatCAGGCCTTTGTTTGGAGTTCTTACTGGCTTCAAAATGATGTCTTTTATTTTGCAAACGATGAACAATATTAA